In a single window of the Necator americanus strain Aroian chromosome X, whole genome shotgun sequence genome:
- a CDS encoding hypothetical protein (NECATOR_CHRX.G24960.T1) — MWNSIEWIDSVQALVEDRERWAELWSSATHLGEDKGNRVCDNSSQPIKSNFKYENEYHFITVQKRREHFQCRANLIMFVSKLLQTGVNTHQYYNNR; from the coding sequence ATGTGGAATAGCAttgaatggattgattctgtgcaagctcttgtTGAAGATCGAGAAAGATGGGCAGAGCTGTGGTCAAGCgcgacacacctcggcgaagataaGGGCAATCGCGTCTGCGATAATAGCAGCcagccgattaagtcaaattTCAAGTATGAGAACGAATATCATTTCATCACTGTACAGAAGAGACGGGAGCACTTCCAATGTCGTGCGAATCTTATCATGTTTGTATCAAAGCTTCTTCAAACAGGGGTGAACACACACCAGTACTACAATAATAGATGA